In the genome of Erpetoichthys calabaricus chromosome 13, fErpCal1.3, whole genome shotgun sequence, the window taatgaatctataattaattactttttataaatAGGGTTACCATGACAGGCAAAGAGCTCCCCAAGAAGCATGGTCAGTTCAGAAGTAAGAAAAAGCTTTCAAATGCCAGACAATCTCGGAAACCAGCAAAATCTtcaaaaaacaatacagaacaaaAGAAGGTAAAATGTGCAAAGACAAACTGGGTGAATAGGCTCACAAGTGTTCGTAAAAGAGGAACAGAATTCTCACATTTTGGAAACCCTTGGGGAAGTATACAAGAGAAATATGTCCAAATGGATGAGGATCCTGGACTTTGGAGATGGCCAAGTTCTACAGTGGTTGGGCCACATCATTCTCATAGTCAGACGTGTTCGGTGACAAATAAGTCTACCAGGTATCCGCAGTGCTGGATTGTGTCAAATGGCATATTGGAAAAAAAGCAAGAGCAAGAGTATGCAGATGCAAGTGTGAATTTTAGTGCGTCATTAAAGGAGGAGAGTATAacttttctggatttttgtaTTCTTACTTTTGAAAAATTGTCGTCTGTGTTTGGCAGAAACCCTGATTATTACAACCGTGTTTCCCAAGAACTTCTGAAAAAGCAGTTTTTGCTAATGTCCAATTTTGATAGTGTTATTAAAGACTTCAGTGAAAAAGTAGGAGTATGCCAACCAAACCACTTTAAAGTACCATCAGTGTTACAGTTTATGAATATAAATATTCATTACCTCCTTGCTTTGAGGCGTGCAGCTGACCAGGAGATCAAAGCTTTTGAAAAGGAAGTTGCCATTATAACTGGCGAGCGACTAGGACGGGATAAGAACCCCAAGTTTGCAAATTTCGTTAACTTTTCTGAAAGCAGTGTTGAACGATATATTCATATGGCTTGTGATATTTTGAACTCTTACAGTGGCCAGAAATATGGATGTAAAAAGGAGTGGTCAGCATTTTGTGAAGTTAATGGTAAAACGTCAAAAGTGATAAGTGCTCGCTCGAACAGATTTGTTCACTTCTTTGAAGGAGCTGCTGCTCTGATGCATCATTATGTGGACATTGCAACCTTCTTTACAGAGAGCTACAATTCTGGCACACGGAATGTGATACAAGAGAGTGTCCAGGATGATTTGTTTGATGAAACGCTGCAGTCCCTCCTCTGTGTACTGGCTTTGGTGTATCTAAAAGTCATCGGTCCTTACTGGCAACTTTTAACAAGTAAAGCAAAGTATATAGATTTTCGTAAGTATGTGCAGTCCCTTTATCAGAAGCTTTATGAGTGGTCATCGGATGCAACAcccttactttttaaaaaattcacaGATGATAATGTTTTTCATCGCTTTCTCTTTCCAGAAGAGGAACATTATTATGgagtgttttcattttgtaatccTA includes:
- the slc52a2 gene encoding solute carrier family 52, riboflavin transporter, member 2 isoform X1, which produces MTGKELPKKHGQFRSKKKLSNARQSRKPAKSSKNNTEQKKVKCAKTNWVNRLTSVRKRGTEFSHFGNPWGSIQEKYVQMDEDPGLWRWPSSTVVGPHHSHSQTCSVTNKSTRYPQCWIVSNGILEKKQEQEYADASVNFSASLKEESITFLDFCILTFEKLSSVFGRNPDYYNRVSQELLKKQFLLMSNFDSVIKDFSEKVGVCQPNHFKVPSVLQFMNINIHYLLALRRAADQEIKAFEKEVAIITGERLGRDKNPKFANFVNFSESSVERYIHMACDILNSYSGQKYGCKKEWSAFCEVNGKTSKVISARSNRFVHFFEGAAALMHHYVDIATFFTESYNSGTRNVIQESVQDDLFDETLQSLLCVLALVYLKVIGPYWQLLTSKAKYIDFRKYVQSLYQKLYEWSSDATPLLFKKFTDDNVFHRFLFPEEEHYYGVFSFCNPKNQYFPFIAKCLERVMKSFVSVTVKYLADFLPGGIYDHEPSTDACAKLKFCQLQHLMGNYPYGHHYSDTYRMPPNSKLQRNCYTSCMENSQVLNCKVLPQEFQNSAMIVSTVVSNGGPCKTKRDVDNLLFRLEGASLAKKLEAIQMQINYQKNILGVTDTNFSHIGLSLKDMVEKLKMVLADEDYTHTADRKERYSSDYQQAPRLQHWEVNAASTMLGSYDDDCLDDNSIYVNMAQCAVQAFENQDDEFCIS